The Girardinichthys multiradiatus isolate DD_20200921_A chromosome 7, DD_fGirMul_XY1, whole genome shotgun sequence region tgtccctgaacgccttgtgccaaaggtactggagtcttgtcattgctctcattTAGTTtatcatccaggaatcagcagaaccattcagacagttcgaactcagttttggtggccattgctggtcaaggatgtcaaagacttttttgctgaatgcactcaatgttgtcgagccaagccttctcgtcgtccccctgcggggttgttgcaccctttgccaattccccctcgcccatggtcacatattgcgatggattttgtgacaggtctaccggtttctaatggtcactctgtaatactaaccataattgacagattttcaaagatggttcatctggtgccgttggagaagcttccatctgctaaggagatgggtgagatattgacccgagaagttttcaggctccatggaatcccaaatgATATTTTTtctgatagaggaccccaatttgtgtcacgtttctggaaggagttttattctttgttgggaatttctgttagtctttcctcagggtgtcatcctcagtctgatagccaaaccgagagagccaaccaagaagctgaaaccaaacttcgtatcttatgtgagtctgacctgaccaagtggtcacaaaatttgccctgggttgaatacgccatgaactctatgcaatcaagtgccactggtttttccatttttcatgttgtgtttggtttccagccacccatgtttttatttcaggagagagaagctaatgttccgtccgcccaagcggctgccctaaggtgccaaagaatatggagaaaggccaggagattgatgatcagaatgtcactggttcagtcaagaacggccaaccggagacagatccctgcccctaagtattaggtggggcagaaagtttggctctccgccaaggacctcccattaagggtagaatcccagAAATTGGCACCcggatttgttggacctttcccaatctccaagatcatcaaccctgtcgctgtacgactgagattacccaactccatgaggatttacgttccacgtttctcaggtcaagcccttcgtggagccccgacttggggttagtgacttttctgatccctgcaaaatctggagagactacaagtcactaatccctctttctgcctcagtgattcctggaagctgtgaggagtgttaccagtgtgatgttttcctgtggctgaataaaccttttaaactttcaatactgtgtctggctgaatcttgggtctgcctttttctgattcatagcaaaaCACCcattaaaaaattattattcatttattttaataactcaattcactaagtgaaacacatatatagattaattacatttAGACTTatattttcaagcctttatttatgtTACTTACCATGATTTTCTGCCTATAGCTAATGaagacatgacatttaagattagaatattacgcCAGACCAAAAAATcaaataatgcagaaatgtggacTTAATGGACATATATTTAATACCTACTTAAAGGTTGTTGTATATTTGTTATATatgcttttaatttttgataTACTGAACATGACTGTAGATGCTGatttttccaacaggacttggcacctgcccacactgccaaaagaaACATTACTTGCTTCAAAGAGCATCatatcactgtgcttgattgaccAAAAAACTCAGCTGACCTAATCAGAACTGAGAGTTCATGtggtattgtcaagaggaagatgagagacaccggACCCAACAACATAAGCAAGCTGAAGcctgctattaaagcaacctgggccttCTTAACacttcagcagagccacagactGATCCTCTCCATTCAATGCCACAATTATGCAGTAATTCATACAAAAGCAGCCACAAAtgagtgcatatactgtacagcATTTGGAGATACAGTACTTCTCACTAGAATTACGTTTCTGTAATAGGAAGAAAATGCAGATGATTTTTATTGCTCTTATTTAATATTCTAATCGTCTGCGAAACTGAAGTTGGGTTCCCATTTGCTGTCATCCAGCAAGGTTAGCGGTTTGAAATAATTCACTGTGTGCGCAGTGAATTAATATATTATACAAGTTAtaatttttcctaaaatgaattATTTCCTAAAATTTGAGTTTCACCCTAATTTAAACAGATGTACTTGTACTTGCATTACAGGCTTTAAAAAGCTCTCGgttttatgattgtttttttatgtcacaTTAGAACTGATAGAAAAAAAGGCCAGTTAGAGCCCTCCTGGTAGACAGTGGCAgagcattttattgggatgcgTATGCTGCAGCTGGACAGAGATGACAGACTGCAATGTGCCATCTACATAGAGCATAAATCAGAAGAGCAACCCATCATCCACTGTGGCATGGCTCCAATTCCATTTGTGTATGTCTGACCTTGGAACACATAATTGTTAGTCATCATCATTTTCTCTCACACACGTCCtatatgtgtgcatgtgtgcatgttttGTCTGTGTTGGTGCAGCACACTGCTTTCTGCTCCCAGTTGGTGAAGATTATGTTCAGTGTCATGGAAGACTTGGAGAGATATTAAATGAAGTTCATATCATGCATTGTCTCCTGCTACACATTGTGACCAGTGATGAAAATGTATTGTAATACTTTAAGAGAAGCAAATATAAGCAGGAACAAAACTGAAATGCAAATATGCAAAGTCAAATTtggtaaaaaatgaataaatcttGTTCCAGAGACTTTTGAGCGCAATGAGATTAAATCAAATTGTATCATactgcaaaaaacataaatgcaaATTTATGAAGAAACAGTGGTATAATGATTGGGTTTAGATAGCAATGAAGGCCAACACTGAGAAAGAAAACCTCTGAAGGCAGAGGAAACAGAAGCAAAAATGAATTGCGTGCACACTGAATGCCGTCGACATACTCTTTAGCATGAGCCACAGGCTGTGTCCCTGATGAGCCTGCTCTCATCCCATGTGAGCAAGAGCCAAGTGGAGAGTATGATGGATACAGCTCTATGAGGACACAGCAGTATGCAATGATACTTGACATGTTTCTGCCTCAGTGCCAACCCATCCGGATAAAAAGGGGCATGACAGgtagtgtttttttgtgtctttcttTAGCTTTTGCTGTATCACTGAACTAACACAACATTTAGTATGCATCATGTGCCTCCAGTTCAGATCAgatgcatttaaataattaactaTGATTATGCCTGAAAGCCCATTCCATAactgtttggttttcattagGACCAGCTGATGAAACATGCACACAGGGTGGACAATGAGTTACACTCTATGACTCACAGTTTACCATTCAGAATAAACAAACACACTGTTGCACCTTTTAATAGCAAGGCTTTTAATTATTATAATCTTCTGTTTAGCAAATATGGATTAATCCATATAGTAAAAGCATTTGTTGCTGTTGAATTCTACTTGTGTcacaagaaacaacaaaaaagctgcCTGTTTTGTATTGGTTGAACTGCATTATGTCGGATACTTCCTACAGTCCTAAAACAAGCATATTAATAGGTCTGTAAATTGCCCTCTATTAGTGCGTGTGTAGATGGTAGACTGTCCTCTGCATTGTCCTGTGAGGAACCCGGAGACCTGTCCAGTTTGTACAAGCCCAGTTACAATGTAGTTGAGACATtctgtaaattgtaaataaaaactgaatacaATGATGTGCGAATGCTATTCAAACCATATGCAATGGAATACACTACAaggacaagatatttaatgttcaaactaatAAACATCATAGGATTTTTGttaacattttgaatttgatccTTGCAacacgtttaaaaaaaaacctgggaCAGGGCACTTTTGCCAGTGTGTtgcatcacctttccttttaacaagaCTCAATAAgcgtttgggaactgaggaGACTAATTATTGAAGCTTTGTAGGTagaattctttcccattcttgcttgatgaacaacttcagttgctcaacagtcaGGGGTCTCTGTTGTCATATTTTACCCTTCATAATACACCACACCTTTTCAGTGGGAGACAGGTCAGTCTAGTCCCTGTACTCTTCTACTACGAGGCCACGCTGTTGTAACAAGTGTAGAATGTGGCTCtgcattgtcttgctgaaataagtaTCGACGTCCCTGAAAATTTAGCTTGTTGCTCCaaacctgtatgtacctttcagtattaatggtgccttcacagatgcCCAAGGAacccatgccatgggcactaacacaaccccataccatcacagatgctggctttagAGCTTTAAGCTGATAGCAATTCAGACAGTCTTTTTCTCTTTGACCCGGAGGACACGCcgtccatgatttccaaaaacaatttcaaatgtggactcatcagaccacagaacacttttccactttgaatcagtccatctcagatgagctcggGACCAGAGAAGCCGGTGGCGATTCTGGATGTTGTTTATATGGCTTTCGCTTTGCATGGaagagttttaacttgcacttgtaGATGTAGCGACGAACTCtgttaactgacaatggttttcttaAGTGTTCCTGAGCCTACGTGCTAATATCCATAACAGAATGatgttggtttttaatgcagtgcttcCTGAGAGATCGAAGGTCACAGTCATTCAATGTTTGTTTTCAGCCATGCTGCTCACATTCAGAGATTttttccagattctctgaatcttttgatgatattatggactgtaAATGATGAAATCCCTAAATTCCTAGCAACAAAATAATGATCCCCACCTCATCCTTGCTTGTAAATGATTGAGCCTTTCAGGGATGTTCCTTTTATACCTAATCATGACACTCAACTGTTTTCAGTTAACCTGTAATGTTCCAAGCAGGTGGttttgagcattcctcaactttcccaTTTTTTGTTGCCTCTGTACCACCTTTTTTGCAAGTATCAAGAAGGGCTGAATCTTCAGCCAGCCTTGCTCTGCTTAGAAAGCCTGCTCTGTGGAGTGGGACTTCTTTTTTATATCAGGACAACATGTGGAAAATCATATGCAAATAAAGACAATATGTGAAGGAAAGTAGGAGGGCAGATGCTCCAAAGAAAATAAGAGTAGTGGTACATGCAATGAGCACAAAGTGACAGAAAAACATAGAACTAGATTTAAATGTAAGCATCTGGGAGAAAGGGAGGAAAttagcaaaaactgaaaaagcacCTGGCTTTGAATAAATGATATTGCAGACTGCAAAACTGAGAGCAGACTTCGAAAAATGGAAATATCAGTCAGAGCAGGGTCAACAGTAAACCTGCGCAGACATCCCAGGGTCTTCATTCAGTTGTTCAATTAAAGGTTTGTTGAACAATAGTAACCATGACTTTATTTGCAATGTCATGAAAGGCATAAAAACTTCTTCATTACTATttctattgttatttttattaatgatgCTCTTTAACATATCCATTTAATATAGCTTTCAATGCAACTCaagtaattattatttttatccatATTTCACTTTTACTTTGGTTGGTTGTGGCTCAGTGTGAAGTGTAGTCATCACACACATATGAATGcctccttgggcaagacacttaaaCCCCAGGTTGTGTGCTGATCTTCACAATGGAGTGTGAGCGTGTGAGTCAGTACAAAAACGCAACATAAGTGCAAtccatttccattttatttttattttattttcacttggtgaaataaaagaaaaagcaacaaCTGTGTGACATTTGACGGTAAGAAAAGTGTTTATAAACAAAATCTGATTAATTGATATAGTTGATTCAAACTACATAAGCCtttgttattatattttataacgtaataatagtaataacaacaataataataataatttgaattattattattattacatgaataataatattaatagcTCTGACTGGTATATGTTAAAAGTTACTAGAGTTTCTTGTATCAGTTTTATATCTGTTTTGGATAAGTCCAAATCCCCAAGCTCGGGAAAGGAAGAGTCAGAGTGATGGTGGAAAAGATGTAATCAATTCATGCCAGGTAAAAAGACAGACAGTGACACCgttattctttttttcaggGTGCATCGCTATCTCCCCCCTGCAGGCATTTCCAGGACTGGCAGATTATATGAAGATCCAGTTCAACTTGGCGTTGGCTGggcttttattgttgtttttgttttctgcataAATAACAACAATGCACTATTTCCGACGATAAAAGCACGCCTCAGACATTAAATCGTAAATATAATTGATTGACGTCTTACTATAGATTAACGTCTTTTAGGGGGGTTAAGGAAGGGTATGAGGGTGGAgggtgagtgtgtttgtgtgtgtgtgtgtgtgtgggggggggggggggggggggggggcatctCTGGACGATGCTCCAGTGAGCTGATTTTTGTGCATGAAATGACTTGACATCCTCTCGACCACCGAATGAGAGGCAGTGTGCATGTGCGCATCCAGGGAGCGGGAGAGAGAGATAGAGTGGGAGAGAGAGCAGCAACTTAGTTACCGACCATCACTGCCGTGTCTCCTCCGGCACAGCGCGCTGAAAGAGAAGCATTTGGCAGTTATGGTTGATCAACGTTTCTTTCATCCTCTCCCGTGCATTAGTGAAGACAGCTGCATCTACGTCCCTATTTCTGTTTCGTTTCGAaggatcaaaaataaaaaagagatgTTGAAGCACCCAGGAAAGACCCTGTATTTTCTTCAATGTGCGTGAGGTATGTGTTTCCAGATGGAGTTGTAGAGAAAATTATGCTGGCTGTCTGTGTTGGATATAAGATCTTAAATGGTTGTTAATCTGTTGTAATTAACGTATAGAGTTCCACTGAAGGCTTGtgtttaattgcattttcaCGTCTCAGCAAGCACATGCAATATGGCTTCTCCTTAcagacatttgttttgttcttaaGAGGTTCTCTGACCTCACTTTTTCCCCTTATATGTATGCACTGCTTTCCGAAGTTGCTTATAATTGAAAGTTACCTCTTTGTAGGAGCACAGCTTGACTCATGAGCATTCTGATGTGAGAGTTTATGCCAGATTTatgatgtatgtttttttttttgtttgtttgttttgttctagaTGATACTGAGGATACCTTAGCAGGACTGCAAGCTTGGCCATGATTTGCAGGAAAATGCAGCTTTGGATTTCATATGTTTTGCTCGGTGCAACATCAGTGTGCACCGTAGAGATATCTGACCATTATGGGGAAATCTGTCAAGAATTGTGTGCCTGTGAAGAAAGAGAAGGGATGCTTACGGTGAGCTGTGAAAGCAGAGGAATTGCAAGACTCTCAAACATAAGCCCAGTGCTGTTCTCTCAGTATCAACTGCTCCTTACTGGCAATCTTTTGACAAAGCTTTCTACCAATGATTTTACTGAGTACAAAGGACTTACAATATTACATCTTGGAAATAATGAAATATCTGAAGTTAAAGCAGGAGCTTTTAATGGACTGCAGGGATTAAAACGATTACAtcttaataataacaaaattgATGCCTTGAAGGAAGAGCTTTTCTATGGCCTTGAAAGTCTGGAGTATTTACAGATTGATTATAATTATATCATTCATGTGGAGCAAAATGCCTTCAGTGGACTTCGACATTTGGAGGTCTTGATTCTAAATGACAATTTGATTTCTAGTCTGCCTGTAAACGTTTTTCAGTTTGTACCATTGACTCATTTAGACCTAAGAGGGAATCAGCTCAAAGTGCTTCCCTACATAGGTTTGCTGGAGCAAATGAACAGTGTCGTGGAGTTACAGCTGGAGGAGAATCCGTGGAACTGCTCCTGTGAGTTGATTGCTCTTAAGACTTGGCTGGAAAGCATTTCGTATACAGCGTTGGTTGGGGACGTAGTTTGTGAGTTCCCCTTTCGGCTTCATGGGAGAGACCTTGACGAGGTTTCAAAACAAGAGTTGTGCCCCAGGAGAGCCATCGCTGAGTATGAGATGCCACCTTCGCCTCATTTGGGTGCTGATGCATACTACAGGACCACCCCAGCTCTCGGTGCCTTCTTCACTGCATCTGGCATCGCAAGATCCTCTTCGAGACCAACCAAGGGACCCCGTCAGGCGGccaaattaaaatcaaaacccACCGCCCGCGTTCTGTCAAATAAGCCACAGAATTATGGTCAAATTGTTTCTTATCAGACCAAATCTCCAGTGCCTTTAGATTGCCCAGCTGCCTGCACCTGCAACCTCCAGATTTCAGACCTTGGGCTGAATGTGAACTGCCAGGAGCGAAAGATTGAACAGATTTCTGACCTGAATCCCAAACCATATAACCCAAAAAAGATGTATCTCACAGGAAATTACATCCCTGTGGTGCATTGTTCAGATTTTATTGAGGCAACTGGATTAGATTTGCTTCATCTTGGTAACAATAGGATAGTTCGGGTAGATGACAGGGCTTTTGGTGATTTGACATATCTGCGAAGACTGTACCTTAATGGAAATTTGATTGACCATCTCAGAGCCAATATGTTTTATGGACTAGAGAGTCTACAGTTCTTATATTTAGAATACAATGTCATCAAAGAAGTAACTGCTGACACTTTTCAGCATGTCCCAAAACTTcagcttctttttttaaacaataatctCTTGAAAACCTTGCCAGAGGGTACCTTTAATGGCTTGGCATTAGCCAGACTAAATCTTCGTAACAACCACTTGCGGTATCTTCCTGTCAGGGGTGTGCTTGATCAACTTACAGCTCTTGTTCAAGTCGATTTGTATGAGAATCCCTGGGATTGCTCTTGCAGTATACTAGACTTAAAGATGTGGTTGGAGCATCTTAGCATAGGCACAGTTGTAAACAACGTCATCTGTGCCTCCCCCAAGAAGCTGGCTGGGGAAGATATGAGATACATTAAGACAACTAATTTCTGCCCTAATAACTCTGATATACTTGCTTCTATGATTCCACCCTCCGAGGAATCCTTTCCGGGGAGCACTATCACTATAGAAACATCCTTAGACTCTGACACTCAGCTCAGCACCATTCCTTTATCTGTAATGATTCTTGCCCTTctccttttatttattgtgtctgtgtttgtggctGCAGGACTGTTTGTGGCTACAAAAAAGAAACGCCAGAAGAGTCAAAGTGAGCAGAACGAATCGATGAATGCTTGCATTAGCTCTCTCAACATGGAGTATGGCCTTTACAAAAAGGGATCTATTCCCAAAGTAAGAACATCAGCTGGGCATGTCTATGAGTATATCCCTCCTCCCACTGAAGCCACATGCAGAACTGCTGCACAAACCCCCATGGACAACAAATCCGTAGATGGATTTAGAGACTTTGACGAGTTAAGCAGCGCCTTTCTGGGTAACCTAGATGAAGAAGCAGCCAGTAATGTA contains the following coding sequences:
- the slitrk5b gene encoding SLIT and NTRK-like protein 5; protein product: MICRKMQLWISYVLLGATSVCTVEISDHYGEICQELCACEEREGMLTVSCESRGIARLSNISPVLFSQYQLLLTGNLLTKLSTNDFTEYKGLTILHLGNNEISEVKAGAFNGLQGLKRLHLNNNKIDALKEELFYGLESLEYLQIDYNYIIHVEQNAFSGLRHLEVLILNDNLISSLPVNVFQFVPLTHLDLRGNQLKVLPYIGLLEQMNSVVELQLEENPWNCSCELIALKTWLESISYTALVGDVVCEFPFRLHGRDLDEVSKQELCPRRAIAEYEMPPSPHLGADAYYRTTPALGAFFTASGIARSSSRPTKGPRQAAKLKSKPTARVLSNKPQNYGQIVSYQTKSPVPLDCPAACTCNLQISDLGLNVNCQERKIEQISDLNPKPYNPKKMYLTGNYIPVVHCSDFIEATGLDLLHLGNNRIVRVDDRAFGDLTYLRRLYLNGNLIDHLRANMFYGLESLQFLYLEYNVIKEVTADTFQHVPKLQLLFLNNNLLKTLPEGTFNGLALARLNLRNNHLRYLPVRGVLDQLTALVQVDLYENPWDCSCSILDLKMWLEHLSIGTVVNNVICASPKKLAGEDMRYIKTTNFCPNNSDILASMIPPSEESFPGSTITIETSLDSDTQLSTIPLSVMILALLLLFIVSVFVAAGLFVATKKKRQKSQSEQNESMNACISSLNMEYGLYKKGSIPKVRTSAGHVYEYIPPPTEATCRTAAQTPMDNKSVDGFRDFDELSSAFLGNLDEEAASNVISSEYGATTPEPLNKPFAPCRDDPCYYRDVLEPDKSRRHSNTLLCRHGAHSSNQYTSDFDASHQYVHPERIQQTILYCTTPSTVYVDPNRSEYWELKAKLHLDPDYLEVLEKRTTFTQF